The Devosia sp. genome segment CGATCGCGCGGCCCCTGCTCGACAATTTCGCCCAGATACATGACGGCGATCTCGTCGCACATGAACTGCACGACACGCAGGTCATGAGAGATGAACAGCATGGTCGTGCCGTGCCGGTCCTGCAGGTCACGCATGAGGTTGAGCACCTGGGCCTGCACTGAAACGTCGAGGGCACTGACCGGCTCGTCGGCGACGATCAACTCAGGATTGGTCGACAGGGCCCGTGCAATGGCAATGCGCTGCCTCTGCCCGCCGGAAAACTCGTGCGGATAGCGATCGAGCGCGGCGCGCGGCAGGCTGACCTCACCCAGTAAGCGTTCAGCGGTCTTGAGCCGTTCTGCCGGGGAGCCGATATCGTGCACCAGTTGCGGCTCAACCAGCGCATCGCGCACGCTCATCCGCGGATTCAGTGATCCGAATGGATCTTGGAAAATCATCTGCATGTGCCGCCGCTCGGCGCGCAGGGCCTTTGCCGAAAGCGAAGCAAGATCGCGCCCGCGGAAATTGATGGTGCCGGCGGTTGGCTCCACGAGGCGCAGCACCAGCCGCGCGGTGGTCGATTTGCCCGATCCCGATTCCCCAACCAGTCCGAAGGTCTTGCCGCGCGGAATGGAAAAGCTGACATCGCGCACGGCCCTGACGGCGCGAAAGCTCTTCGACAGTCCGTCGACCGACAGCATGGGCTCGACACTCATTGGCTTGCCTCCAGTGGATGCCAGCATCGGACATCGGTTTCGCCATGGGGGGCGAGAGGTGGGTGGCTGGCGCATTTTTCCGTGGCGCGGTTGCAGCGCGGCGCAAACCGGCAACCCTCCGGCCACTGTCCGACCGGCGGAACAGTGCCCAGAATAGGCGTCAGGCGGGTCCGGCCATCGTCATGTGCCGGCACGGCATCGATGAGGCCGCGCGCATAGGGGTGCGCCGGTCGCCGCACTACATCCGCGCTCGAGCCGCGCTCCACCAGGTCTCCGGCATACATCACCACCGCCCGGTCACAGAAATCGCCGACGACTTCCAGATCATGGGTAATGAACAGCATGGCCAGGTTCAGCTCACGCCGCATGTCATCGAGCAGGTCGAGCACCTGCGCCTGGATCGTGACATCCAATGCCGTTGTCGGCTCGTCGGCGATGATCAACGAGGGCCCGCAGGAAATGGCGAGTGCGATCATCACCCGCTGGCGCATGCCGCCGGAAAGCTCATGGACATAGCCCTTGAGGATGTCGCGGGCCCGCGGAATCCCGACGCGGTCGAGCAGTTCGGCGGCGCGATCGGTCGCGGCGGCCTGGCTCAGGCCGAGATTGTGCTTGAGCGTATCGGTCATCTGCCGCCCGATGCTCAATGTGGGATGAAGCGCCGTCATCGGCTCCTGGAAGATAAAGCCCATGTGGCGGCCGCAGAGTTTTCGGCGATCCTTGGGGGCAAGGCCGGAGATGACACGGCCATTGAGCCTGATCGTTCCGCCGATTTCGGCATTGTCGGGGGCAATACCCATGATGGCGCTGGCGGTAATGGACTTGCCACAGCCGCTTTCCCCCACAAGGGCCACGGCTTCGCCGGCGCGGATGGCAAACGACACATCGGTGACGATCGGCAGGAGACCATCGGCATTGCGGAAGGAGAGGCTGAGGCCTTCGACCTCGAGCACGCTCGGCGCGCCCTGGATCGGAGCGGCCCGATCCGACAAAGCGGGGGCAAGGGGCAAAGTCATTGATAGCGTATCCGGGGATCAAGTAGGGCATAGATCAGGTCGATGGCCAGGTTGAGTACGGCCAGGACGAGCGAAATGGTCAGCACACCGCCTTCCACCAGTGGATAGTCCCTGCGGCCCACCGCTTCGACCAGCATGCGGCCAAGACCCGGCAAGGCGAAGATGATCTCGATCGCCACCGCCCCGCCGAGCATATAGCCGGCCGAAAGCCCGGCGACCGTCACCACCGGCATGGCGGCGGTGCGCATCGCATAGCGTCCGATCACCGTCTTTTCCGGCAGGCCCTGGGCCCGGGCCGTCGTTATATAGGGCTCGTTGAGCACATCGAGCATGGAGGATCGCATCATGCGCGTCATCAGTGCCGACTGCCGCACGCCCAGGGCCAGGGCCGGCAGAAAGATGGTGGCCCCAAAGGCGATCATCCCGGCCGATGGCGGATTGTAGCCGGCCACCGGGAACCAGCGCAGCGTCACCGAGAAGAGAAAGATCAGCAGCAGCGCGAACCAGAACTCGGGCAAGGAAATGCCCAGAACCGCCGTGGTCACCACGCCACGGTCGATGGGCTTGTTGCGGTTCATGGCCGAGATCAGCCCCATGGTCACGCCGATGGCGATGGCCAGGACCAGTGCAACCAGGGTCAGCAGGATCGTGACGCTGGCATAGCGCGGGATGATCTGCATCACCGGCTCGCGGAAGAAGATCGAATTGCCCAGGTCCAGCGTCACAATGCCTTTGAGCCAGATCAGGAATTGCGTCCAGATTGGCTGGTCGAGCCCCAATTGCGTGCGCAGGGCCGCAATCTGCTCGGCCGTTGCCTGGTCGCCCAGCATCATCCCGGCCGGATCGCCCGGCGACAGGCGCAAGAGAAGAAAGACCAGAATCAGCGGCACGAAAATCGTGGGCAGGATCAGCAGGAAGCGTTTGCCGAGATAGCGCAGCATGTTAGCGTCTCCGGGCCAGGCGCGGATCGAGAATGTCGCGCAGACTGTCGCCCAGAAGATTGAGGGCGAGAATGGTGAGCATGAGGGCGAGACCCGGGAACAGCACGATCCAGGGCGCCTGGGCGATATAGTTTCGCGCTTCCGTCAGCGCATTGCCCCAACTGAGTTCCTTGGGGCCGATTCCAACGCCGATGAAGCTGAGACCGGCTTCGCCCAGGACCGCGGCCGAAAAGATGAAGCTGGCTTGCACGAGGATCGGCGAGGAGACCGCCGGCAGAATGTAGCGCGTAAACATACGCATGGTCGGCACGCCGACAGCTCGCGCCGCTTCGATCATCTGCAACTCGCGCACCACCAGAACCTGCCCGCGAACGATGCGCAGCGAAGGCGCCACCAGGACGATGGAGAGCGAGGTGATGACCGTGGTCATGGATGGCCCCATGATTCCGGCGGCAGCCGTAGCCAGCACGATGCCCGGAAAGGCCATAAGCCCATCGACGAGACGCATCAACACCACATCGACCTGCCGGTAAAATCCGGATATCGCGCCCAGGATCACCGCGATCGACATGGAGATGAAGGTCACGACGAGCCCGACCAGAAGCGATGTGCGCCCGCCATGAAGCACCATATTGAACATGTCGCGGCCCAGATTATCGGTACCGAAGAAGTGCTCGGAACCTGGCGGAATGAACCGGTCGGCAGGGGCGACCCGCAATGGATTGCCCGGCGCCAGCAGTGGCGCCAGGATCGCACTGAGGGCAATCACCGAAAGAATGGCGAGGGACACCATCGCGGTGGGATTACCCAGGAGCCGCTGCCAGACCGACTTGTTGGTGGTGACGAAAACCTCTTCGTCACCACCGGTCAGGCGGTCGGGAGCTGTCGCCTGAATCATGGCCATGATCAGTTGGCCGGGGGCGGGGCGACATTATAGAAATCGCCGGCGCGAGAGGGGATGCGCGACGGGTTCCCGACGCCCTGGCGGATGCCGTACATGTTCGATTCCGTGCCGTACTTGATGAACGGGAACTGATCGTAGGCCAGCGCATGGATCTTCTCGAAGATGGCCTTGCGGGCGTCCGGGTCGATGGTCGTGGCAATATCCTGCATCAGCGCCAACTTTTCGGGATCTTCCCAGAAACCGGGATAGCTGGCGTTGAGATACGCAATCGAGGTTGGATCGACGTATGTCGGCAGGAAGCTCGAAAACGCATCCATCTGGGTAGCGTCGGCACGGGCCTGGATGTAATTGGCCATCGGCGATTCCACGATCTCGACATTGATGCCGAATTCTTCGAGCTGCTGGGCTGCGGTGATCGCGGTCAGGTAGTGCTTCTGGTACTGCTCGGACGCGACCAGCCAGCGGATCGGCTCGCCATTATAGTCCGAGGCCGCCAGATACTCCGCCACCTTGTCTGGATTGGGCGTTCCGAAACCCTCGGGAACTCCTGCCGTGGTGTACCAGAAGGAGTTCGGATCGGGGATCCAGCTCGGATCAAGCGTATAGAATTCCGGATTCCCGACCGATGCCAGCATGATCGGCTCCATCTCCAGCGCATAGTAGATGGCCCGGCGCAGATTGACGTCGGCGATAACCCCTTCCTTGGTGTTGAACACCACGGTCAGGGACTGGTTGTTGGGCACCACTACGGCCTCGGTGTTGGGGTCGTTCTGCAGCGCGTCGTAGAAATCGCTGGGCAGTTCGTTGGCGATGTCGATTTCGCCGGTGATCAGCGAGTCGCGACGGACCGAGGCTTCCGGCATCAGGCGGAAAATGATCTGGTCGGCATAGGCATGCTTCATGCCCGAAGCGCTCGAACTGGGTTCGCTGCGAGCGGCATAGTCGTCCCAGCGCGTCATGGTCACGCCCTGGTCCGGCTGGTACTCGGTGAGCGTATAGGGTCCGGTGCAGTCCAGGCCTCGGGTCGCTTCGGTCGGCGAGGCACCTTCAAGCGAAGCGCTCGACATGATCACCGCCTGCGTGCCGGCGAGCAGTCCCGGCACGATGGGGGAAGGCGAGGACATTTCAAACACGACCGTCTTGTCGTCCGGGGCGGAAATCGCGGCCACCGCGCCCTTGAAGGCGGCGCCGATACCGGCCGATTCACGGAACCGCTCCAGCGAAGCCACCACATCCGCCGCGGTCAATGCTGCACCCGAATGGAATTTGAGGCCATCGCGCAGGGTCACGGTCAGGGTCAGTCCGTCCTCGCTATAGGCGAAGTTGTCGGCCAGCATGGGTTGCGGCGTCCAGGCCTCGTCCAGCCCGAACAGGCCCTCGCAGACAACGCCGGCGGTGGCCCAGTTGACGCCGAACGTGGTGACCACCGGATCGGGCGACGGCGCCATTTGGGAAATGGCGATGCGCAGCGTTCCACCCCGCTGCAGGTCCTGCGCGAGGACCGGCTGCGCCGCCACCATCATGAGAGCCGCGCTGGACAACAGGGCCCCACGCAATACCTGTTTCTTTGTCATGTCTTCCTCCCTTTGCCCGTTAGCGGGCATTTTGCAGTGCGAGCGGCGGCAGCGCGCCGTCACCCATGTCGACGGGCACCTGAACATCCAGTCCAAGCACCAGATAGCTGAGACACTTGCCGTGGGTATCGACGCCCAGGCTCGAATTGACGCCGCCTTCCAGCGCGTCCTCGATGACGAAATTGAGCGCGGCCAGACCTGGCAGTTCGTAGCGGCGGACTTCGGTCACTCCGCGATGCGCGAACAGCGCCGCGACCCGTTCGGCCGTCACCTGCTCGACCAGCACCGGCCAGTGCCGGGAGTCGTAGGCGATGACGTTGACATTGAGCCGATTGCCCTTGTCGCCGGAACGCCCGTGGGCAATGGCATGCAACTTGGTCCGGCGCGGGGCGGCGGTCATGATTGTGTCCCCGCGAAATGGAAATCAGCTTCGACCAGGTGGCGCGGCACAAGGTGAGAGAGCGTACGCACGCGCGGGCGAACGCTCTGCCGCACACCGCCGCCACCGGCCGGGCCGCAGCAGTAGAGTGCATTGACCTCCTGCACCGCCCGCTCGACATCACGCTGCGATCCCGCGCCAAAGGCAAAACGCACGCGATAGTCGCCGGCATGACTGTCGGTCAGGTCGGCCAGCAGGTCGCCGTGGTCGGAGTCGAAGGCGCTGACCGTACCGATCACGTCGGCCCGATGCCGCACCGGCAATCCGCGCCGGATGATCCGATCATGTATCGTGGTGATGGCGAGCCGCGCACGCGCCAGCGCATTGGCACCGGCATAGGAGATTTCGGCCTCCCCCAGCCAGTCGCCATAATAGCTCACCGTTGCCTTGAGCGCTGGTGGAGCAGCATGCCCCTTCGCCCCCCGGACACGCACGCGATCCGGCCCCGCCTGTTCAAGACTGACCTGGGTAATGTCGAGCGTTACGTCCGGCGTGAGATAGGCGGCCGGGTCATGAATTTCGTAGAGCAGTTGTTCCTTGACGGTTCGCAGGTCGACAAGCCCGCCGGTTCCTGCGGCCTTGGTCAAGACGAAACTGCCATCGGCCTCGACCTCCGCGATCGGGAACCCGATATTGGCGATGTCGGGAACGTCCTTGTAGCCGGGATCGGCAAAAAAGCCCCCTGTGACCTGCGACCCACATTCGAGCAGGTGTCCGGCCAGAGTGCCGGCGGCAATGCGATCGAGATCGGCCCAGTCCCAGCCGAAATGGGCCACCAGCGGGCCGAGCACCAGCGCTGGATCGGCCACGCGCCCGGTGACCACGACCTGTGCGCCAGCCTTGATGGCGTCCGCAATGGGCCTGGCGCCGAGATAGGCATTGATGGCGATAATGTCCCCGTCCAGCTCCGGCAGCCGGCCGTCGCCATCCCACCGCTGGGTCGCGTTGAGATCGACACGTCCCAGCAGATCGTCACCGGTCACGATAGCGATGCGCAGCGGGCCCAGACCCAATCGGTCGGCAATGGCCTGTATCGCAGCAGCAGCTGCGGGTGGATTGGCCTGACCGAAATTTCCGACAACGGTGATCCCGGACGCGACGCATTGTGCGAGGATCGGCTCGATCAGGTCGTCCAGAAGCGGCTCATAACCCCTTGTGGAATCATGGCGCCGGGCAATCTGCCCAAGGGCCAATGTCCGTTCGCCGAGCGTCTCGAAGACCACGGCTCCGCCTTCTCCGGCGGCCGCGATGGCCGCCACCACCGATTGCGGTGCGTCGACGCGATCGCCTGAAAATCCAGCACCACTGCCAATGCGAAACACAACAATCCTCCCAGATCGCGATTATCATCGTTATCATTATCGATAATGTCAACGATGATTGTGTCTCTATGCGTTTTTCGCTATGGTCGATCCAACCACATCAATGGAGTCGACGCCCGCATGCGCGCCGCCAAGTCCTTGCAGGAACAATCAAAAAACTGGGACTCGGTTTACCGGGATTTGCAGCGCCAGATCATCGCCGGGCAGTTGCGACCCCGTGAGCGGCTCGTGGAAGACGAAATCATCGCCCGCACCGACGCCACCCGCCATGCCGTCCGCAAGGCCTTCGACGAG includes the following:
- a CDS encoding ABC transporter ATP-binding protein, whose translation is MSVEPMLSVDGLSKSFRAVRAVRDVSFSIPRGKTFGLVGESGSGKSTTARLVLRLVEPTAGTINFRGRDLASLSAKALRAERRHMQMIFQDPFGSLNPRMSVRDALVEPQLVHDIGSPAERLKTAERLLGEVSLPRAALDRYPHEFSGGQRQRIAIARALSTNPELIVADEPVSALDVSVQAQVLNLMRDLQDRHGTTMLFISHDLRVVQFMCDEIAVMYLGEIVEQGPRDRIYGAPSHPYTQALLASAPGKGAGQRARLKGEIPSAHAVPSGCAFRTRCPHAFARCASEKPVMRDIGNAQKAACHLLDTAIAA
- a CDS encoding ABC transporter ATP-binding protein, with amino-acid sequence MTLPLAPALSDRAAPIQGAPSVLEVEGLSLSFRNADGLLPIVTDVSFAIRAGEAVALVGESGCGKSITASAIMGIAPDNAEIGGTIRLNGRVISGLAPKDRRKLCGRHMGFIFQEPMTALHPTLSIGRQMTDTLKHNLGLSQAAATDRAAELLDRVGIPRARDILKGYVHELSGGMRQRVMIALAISCGPSLIIADEPTTALDVTIQAQVLDLLDDMRRELNLAMLFITHDLEVVGDFCDRAVVMYAGDLVERGSSADVVRRPAHPYARGLIDAVPAHDDGRTRLTPILGTVPPVGQWPEGCRFAPRCNRATEKCASHPPLAPHGETDVRCWHPLEASQ
- a CDS encoding ABC transporter permease, with the protein product MLRYLGKRFLLILPTIFVPLILVFLLLRLSPGDPAGMMLGDQATAEQIAALRTQLGLDQPIWTQFLIWLKGIVTLDLGNSIFFREPVMQIIPRYASVTILLTLVALVLAIAIGVTMGLISAMNRNKPIDRGVVTTAVLGISLPEFWFALLLIFLFSVTLRWFPVAGYNPPSAGMIAFGATIFLPALALGVRQSALMTRMMRSSMLDVLNEPYITTARAQGLPEKTVIGRYAMRTAAMPVVTVAGLSAGYMLGGAVAIEIIFALPGLGRMLVEAVGRRDYPLVEGGVLTISLVLAVLNLAIDLIYALLDPRIRYQ
- a CDS encoding ABC transporter permease, coding for MAMIQATAPDRLTGGDEEVFVTTNKSVWQRLLGNPTAMVSLAILSVIALSAILAPLLAPGNPLRVAPADRFIPPGSEHFFGTDNLGRDMFNMVLHGGRTSLLVGLVVTFISMSIAVILGAISGFYRQVDVVLMRLVDGLMAFPGIVLATAAAGIMGPSMTTVITSLSIVLVAPSLRIVRGQVLVVRELQMIEAARAVGVPTMRMFTRYILPAVSSPILVQASFIFSAAVLGEAGLSFIGVGIGPKELSWGNALTEARNYIAQAPWIVLFPGLALMLTILALNLLGDSLRDILDPRLARRR
- a CDS encoding ABC transporter substrate-binding protein codes for the protein MTKKQVLRGALLSSAALMMVAAQPVLAQDLQRGGTLRIAISQMAPSPDPVVTTFGVNWATAGVVCEGLFGLDEAWTPQPMLADNFAYSEDGLTLTVTLRDGLKFHSGAALTAADVVASLERFRESAGIGAAFKGAVAAISAPDDKTVVFEMSSPSPIVPGLLAGTQAVIMSSASLEGASPTEATRGLDCTGPYTLTEYQPDQGVTMTRWDDYAARSEPSSSASGMKHAYADQIIFRLMPEASVRRDSLITGEIDIANELPSDFYDALQNDPNTEAVVVPNNQSLTVVFNTKEGVIADVNLRRAIYYALEMEPIMLASVGNPEFYTLDPSWIPDPNSFWYTTAGVPEGFGTPNPDKVAEYLAASDYNGEPIRWLVASEQYQKHYLTAITAAQQLEEFGINVEIVESPMANYIQARADATQMDAFSSFLPTYVDPTSIAYLNASYPGFWEDPEKLALMQDIATTIDPDARKAIFEKIHALAYDQFPFIKYGTESNMYGIRQGVGNPSRIPSRAGDFYNVAPPPAN
- a CDS encoding acyclic terpene utilization AtuA family protein, with product MFRIGSGAGFSGDRVDAPQSVVAAIAAAGEGGAVVFETLGERTLALGQIARRHDSTRGYEPLLDDLIEPILAQCVASGITVVGNFGQANPPAAAAAIQAIADRLGLGPLRIAIVTGDDLLGRVDLNATQRWDGDGRLPELDGDIIAINAYLGARPIADAIKAGAQVVVTGRVADPALVLGPLVAHFGWDWADLDRIAAGTLAGHLLECGSQVTGGFFADPGYKDVPDIANIGFPIAEVEADGSFVLTKAAGTGGLVDLRTVKEQLLYEIHDPAAYLTPDVTLDITQVSLEQAGPDRVRVRGAKGHAAPPALKATVSYYGDWLGEAEISYAGANALARARLAITTIHDRIIRRGLPVRHRADVIGTVSAFDSDHGDLLADLTDSHAGDYRVRFAFGAGSQRDVERAVQEVNALYCCGPAGGGGVRQSVRPRVRTLSHLVPRHLVEADFHFAGTQS